In the genome of Electrophorus electricus isolate fEleEle1 chromosome 26, fEleEle1.pri, whole genome shotgun sequence, one region contains:
- the tjp3 gene encoding tight junction protein ZO-3, whose translation MEEMAIWEQHTVTLTKDPKVGFGFAVSGGRDKPNPSNGNTAVVISDVLPSGPAMGRLQTRDHIVMVNGVSMETATSLYTIQHLKSCGKMANITVKRPRTVQIPSSSRPTRAASHSNLLDGDRRERSPRRISDSGYDQRPRSSTLDRNGHDLPIMSGFKRLPYQDVPEKPISTTLIKKKPTDEYGMKLGSQIFIKHMTSTGLAAKEGTLQEGDLVLKINGMTTENLSLLETKHLVEKSRGKLTMVVLRDSRKFLVNIPVVEDSPQNSADERHGDSSSELEQISDLDSDDPTTNRTSRSAARERRTRRNRAEAPPASKSRDATPLRSALTHPPAQAAPARRVSSESESDHSNSPPPAKHDALDNRDRYRVLSGVSALPNPRASPVSYNWNAPRSSASLPRPRRAVSESDSDRSASPPARRDSPKTDKHSRYKVLPDIPPHGLKKTPISRSQDLLQRGPSPYRPPPHNESESESDGSSGPPLRQGTPSSQDSRNRYRATPAVLPAATVEPQKRLKLSSAIRRGPSESESEESYTSVPRTDPPARHKAVAEKQVPFLRNRADLYHRAPSPVTGPPADRSVSDADHSLPRRSTSVDHASSQSFPDVEATPHAVLPKSSPTRVNAGPADEPLYSLPPDALPTPSMGYSSDQNTVRFLKEGSVGLRLVGGNDVGTFVGGVQPNSPAQKQGMKEGDQILQVNGVDFSHFTREEAAMFLMNVPSGEHLNIITQNKMDLYKKIMKSSLGDSFYIRTHFDHEQESPRSLNFTRGEVFRVVDTMYHGKLGTWLAIRMGSNLHELEKGTIPNQSRAETLASMEQAQRIQGAERQASAPRAEFWKLRGLRGAKKNVRRTRDDLLQLTIQGKFPAYEKVLLREANFKRPIVIMGPLNDIANEKLAREMPSEFEIAEMVPRSGGDASSSVIKLDTVRRIAEQEKHPLLDITPTAVERLSYIQYHPMVLFLDPQSRKDVKTMRQRYSPNSNKSSRKLYAQALKLRKHYGHLFAARIELQPMSNVWYEIVKEKIRHLQSKPVWVSEVALEGGGEEELDALSRTQTSDYLSGASDYEDTDGEAYTDGEAYTDNEDLEEPMPSETGIVGRRSSALARSSEPAARPIASPDLSYRPQFEDNMEEEPEYATPPQEVPPLLHVGEPRPQHHTPINPPPLEHTPSPTQRSFSDSDFSVDPAPPAMPSEGPPDFRAPDPNRPPTESPPPVTLSAIEKKLQETRMPESKEKAAPAFIVLAHHHEAMMMRRNQIRGSDSSDDDEDDDENDDEDDMEWGPATEL comes from the exons ATGGAGGAAATGGCGATTTGGGAGCAGCACACTGTAACGTTAACAAAG GACCCCAAGGTAGGCTTTGGCTTTGCTGTCTCTGGGGGACGGGACAAGCCAAACCCCAGCAACGGGAACACTGCAGTGGTCATTTCTGATGTTCTGCCTAGCGGCCCAGCGATGGGCAGGCTCCA GACACGAGATCATATAGTTATGGTGAACGGGGTGTCCATGGAGACTGCCACCTCACTGTACACTATCCAGCATCTCAAAAGCTGTGGCAAGATGGCCAACATA ACTGTGAAGAGGCCGCGCACAGTGCAGATTCCGTCCAGTAGTAGACCCACACGTGCTGCCTCCCACTCAAACCTGCTGGACGGCGATCGCCGTGAAAGGAGTCCTCGCCGGATATCGGACAGCGGCTATGACCAGCGGCCACGAAGCTCCACGCTGGACCGCAACGGCCACGACCTGCCCATTATGTCCGGCTTCAAGAGGCTACCCTACCAGGATGTGCCGGAGAAACCCATCAGTACCACGCTGATCAAGAAGAAACCCACAGATG AGTATGGCATGAAGCTGGGTAGTCAGATCTTCATCAAACACATGACCTCCACCGGCCTGGCTGCCAAGGAAGGCACACTGCAGGAGGGAGATCTTGTTCTGAAG ATTAATGGCATGACTACGGAGAACCTCTCCCTGCTGGAGACGAAGCACCTGGTGGAGAAATCCAGAGGCAAACTCACCATGGTGGTACTGAGGGACAGCAGGAAGTTCCTGGTCAACATCCCTGTGGTGGAAGACAGCCCCCAGAACAGCGCCGAcgagagacatggagacagcAGCTCGGAGCTGGAGC AAATTTCCGATCTGGACTCAGATGATCCTACCACCAATCGGACATCTCGTTCAGCGGCTCGGGAGCGGCGCACACGCAG AAACCGAGCGGAGGCTCCCCCAGCCTCAAAGTCCCGGGACGCGACCCCTCTGCGCTCCGCCCTGACCCACCCACCTGCTCAGGCTGCGCCCGCACGCAGAG TCTCATCTGAGTCAGAATCAGACCACAGTAACTCCCCTCCTCCGGCTAAACACGATGCGCTCGATAACAGAGACCGGTACAG agtGCTCTCCGGAGTGTCGGCGCTGCCCAATCCCCGCGCGTCTCCCGTCTCTTACAACTGGAACGCTCCTCGTAGCTCTGCCTCGCTGCCACGCCCCCGCAGAG CGGTTTCTGAGTCTGACTCAGACAGAAGTGCTTCTCCACCGGCCAGACGGGACAGCCCCAAGACTGACAAGCACTCCAGATACAA agTGCTTCCTGACATTCCCCCTCATGGCCTAAAGAAAACGCCCATCAGCCGCTCCCAGGACCTCCTCCAGCGCGGCCCTTCCCCATACAGACCCCCACCACACA aTGAGTCAGAGTCCGAGTCCGATGGCAGTTCAGGACCCCCACTGAGACAGGGAACCCCATCCAGCCAGGACTCGCGCAACAGATACAG GGCGACTCCTGCTGTTCTACCAGCTGCTACGGTCGAGCCACAGAAACGGTTGAAACTCTCTTCTGCCATCAGGAGAG gtccCTCTGAGTCTGAGTCAGAAGAGAGCTACACCTCTGTTCCACGAACGGACCCCCCAGCTAGGCACAA gGCTGTGGCTGAAAAGCAAGTCCCATTCCTCAGGAACAGAGCAGATCTGTATCACAGAGCCCCCTCTCCGGTCACAGGTCCACCTGCAG ACCGCTCCGTGTCCGATGCAGACCACTCTCTCCCAAGAAGGTCTACCAGTGTGGATCACGCTAGCAGTCAGAG ttttccagaTGTAGAGGCCACTCCCCATGCAGTCCTGCCTAAATCCAGCCCAACCAGGGTGAACG CTGGTCCTGCAGACGAGCCTCTCTACTCCCTCCCGCCAGATGCCCTTCCTACACCTAGCATGGG GTACAGCTCCGACCAGAACACTGTGCGCTTCCTTAAAGAAGGCAGCGTGGGTCTGCGGCTCGTAGGGGGAAATGACGTGGGGACCTTTGTGGGGGGCGTCCAGCCCAACAGCCCCGCCCAGAAGCAAGGCATGAAGGAGGGCGATCAGATACTGCAG GTTAACGGGGTGGATTTCAGTCACTTCACCAGAGAAGAAGCTGCCATGTTCCTCATGAACGTTCCTTCTGGAGAACACCTTAATATCATCACTCAGAATAAGATGGACC TTTATAAGAAGATCATGAAGTCCAGCCTGGGTGACTCCTTCTACATCCGCACGCACTTCGACCACGAGCAGGAGAGCCCACGCAGCCTGAACTTCACCCGGGGAGAGGTCTTCCGTGTGGTGGACACCATGTACCACGGGAAACTGGGCACCTGGCTGGCCATACGCATGGGGAGTAACCTCCACGAACTGGAAAAAGGCACCATCCCCAACCAGAGCAG AGCTGAAACTCTAGCCAGCATGGAACAGGCTCAGAGGATCCAGGGAGCAGAACGCCAGGCCTCCGCACCCAGGGCAGAGTTTTGGAAGCTACGGGGTCTCAGAGGGGCCAAAAAGAATGTCAGAAGGACCAGAGACGACCTTCTACAACTGACAATCCAGGGCAAATTTCCAGCTTATGAGAAGGTCCTGCTGAGAGAAG ccAATTTTAAACGTCCCATTGTCATTATGGGTCCCCTGAATGATATTGCAAATGAGAAGCTGGCAAGAGAGATGCCCAGTGAATTTGAGATCGCAG AAATGGTACCAAGGAGTGGGGGAGACGCCTCCTCCAGTGTTATTAAGCTAGATACAGTGAGAAGAATAGCAGAGCAG GAAAagcaccccctgctggacaTCACGCCTACTGCAGTGGAGAGGCTTAGTTACATCCAGTATCACCCCATGGTGCTGTTCTTAGACCCTCAGAGCCGTAAAGACGTGAAAACAATGAGGCAGAGATATTCCCCCAACTCCAACAAAAGCTCACGAAAACTCTACGCCCAGGCCTTGAAGCTGAGGAAACACTACGGTCACCTTTTCGCTG CACGCATTGAACTGCAGCCCATGTCCAACGTGTGGTACGAAATTGTGAAGGAGAAAATTCGGCACCTGCAGTCCAAGCCCGTCTGGGTCTCCGAAGTGGCT ctgGAGGGAGGCGGCGAGGAAGAACTGGATGCACTAAGCCGGACCCAAACCTCCGATTATCTAAGTGGTGCCAGTGACTACGAGGACACGGATGGGGAGGCGTATACGGATGGGGAGGCTTACACGGACAACGAGGACCTAGAGGAGCCCATGCCCTCCGAGACTGGCATCGTCGGGCGCCGCAGTTCGGCCCTGGCCCGCTCCTCTGAACCGGCGGCACGGCCCATTGCCAGCCCTGATCTCTCCTACCGACCCCAGTTCGAGGACAACatggaggaggagccagagtATGCCACGCCACCCCAAGAGGTGCCACCCCTCCTCCATGTCGGcgagccccgcccccaacacCACACCCCCATAAACCCGCCACCCCTGGAGCACACGCCCTCACCCACGCAGCGCAGCTTCAGTGATTCAGACTTCAGCGTAGACCCTGCGCCACCAGCCATGCCCTCGGAGGGGCCCCCAGACTTCAGGGCTCCAGATCCCAACCGACCCCCCACAGAAAGCCCAC